The DNA sequence ACGCTGGCGAAAAAGATCGGCCTGGGCACCAAGCGCCGCAAAACCGCGCGCTAAGCATTTTTGATCTGGTAGTCGGTGCCAGCCCGCTCCCCCACCCGGCCACCCATTCAGAATACCCTGTGGGTGGCCGGGTGGGGGAGCGGGCTGGCACCGACTACCCAACACCAAAACGCTTTCTTGGTCCCCTTCCCCCCCGCCACCGATGTCGCTACATCGGCTGCATGAGCAGGAAGATCGACCTCGAAGCACTCTGCCACGAAAAAGGGCTGCGGATCACCGAACAGCGCAAGGTGATCGCGCGCGTCCTGTCCGACGCGGACGATCATCCCGATGTGGAAAAGGTCTATGCGCGCGCCTCGGCGATCGATCCCGGCATCTCGATCGCCACGGTTTATCGCACCGTGCGCCTGTTCGAGGAAGCGGGCATCCTCGACCGCCACGATTTCGGCGACGGGCGCGCCCGCTATGAGCCGGCACCGGAGGCACATCACGATCACCTGATCGATGTCGAGACCGGCAAGGTCATCGAGTTCGTCGATCCCGAGCTCGAGCAATTGCAAAAGCAGATTTCGGAACGGCTCGGCTATCGCCTCGTCGATCACCGCATGGAACTCTATGGCGTCGCGCTCGATCGCAAAATCTGACCGTGACGACCGGCGTCGATAACCGGCGCGCCGACGCCGCGAAGGGCGTCGCCACCCGCCTCGATTTCGACGAATCCTTTCGCCTCTGGCGGCGCGTCGGCCTGTTGCTGCTCCTGCTGCTCAGCCACGTCCCCATGCATTATCTGTGGCGG is a window from the Sphingomonas sp. LT1P40 genome containing:
- a CDS encoding Fur family transcriptional regulator; this translates as MSRKIDLEALCHEKGLRITEQRKVIARVLSDADDHPDVEKVYARASAIDPGISIATVYRTVRLFEEAGILDRHDFGDGRARYEPAPEAHHDHLIDVETGKVIEFVDPELEQLQKQISERLGYRLVDHRMELYGVALDRKI